In the genome of Pseudomonadota bacterium, the window TTAAGGTTTTCTTCATGTATATTTCCTTTTTCATAAAATTGTCTGTCAAGACACCTTCAATTGATTACGTTGTGTTATATAAAGAGGACATATAACATGTCAAGACCTTTACATATCGAGGAGGTTTTTTTGGTTGTAAATTCTTTCTTGTTGTAGGAAAATGGAAGTTGATAATGCAATAAACATTATGGAGGTTTCGTCATGGCAGAAACGGATATCAAAATTGAAGGTATGAGTTGCCAGCACTGTGTAATGGCTGTGAAGAAGGCCATTGGAGGGTTGAAAGGTATTGAGAATGCTGATGTAGC includes:
- a CDS encoding cation transporter translates to MAETDIKIEGMSCQHCVMAVKKAIGGLKGIENADVAIGSAAIKYDESKVKKEEIEAAIEKTGFKVSRGFK